Proteins from a single region of Apostichopus japonicus isolate 1M-3 chromosome 21, ASM3797524v1, whole genome shotgun sequence:
- the LOC139962633 gene encoding S-methylmethionine--homocysteine S-methyltransferase BHMT2-like, with amino-acid sequence MALIGREADLEKMNRDALRIAKEVSEKTNTLLAGNICNTNIHDVVDPENRARVKQMFKEQIELAVDEGVDFVIAETFVLFEEAMIALEAIKEFGKGVASVVTMAANLHDGDNGKNLTVDNVEICEAMKKLEAAGADVVGLNCANGPETILGYMELIRKSGVKIPLACVPVLYRTSEKEPTFMKLTDPNTGDNVFPRNLDCTLCSRDDIFKFGKRCQELGISYLGLCCGNAASYTRTLCESIGRTPPASQFSPKMELHCFFGKDEKVYKHHTKETLQVFVERK; translated from the exons ATGGCGTTGATTGGACGGGAGGCCGACCTCGAGAAAATGAACAGAGACGCTTTACGTATTGCGAAAGAAGTCTCCGAGAAAACCAACACTCTTCTCGCCGGTAACATTTGTAATACCAACATCCACGACGTTGTAGATCCAGAAAACAGGGCGAGAGTGAAACAAATGTTTAAG gAGCAAATTGAGCTAGCCGTCGATGAAGGGGTTGACTTTGTGATCGCTGAAACCTTTGTCCTATTTGAAGAGGCAATGATCGCACTGGAGGCGATTAAAGAGTTCGGAAAAG GAGTAGCATCTGTGGTTACCATGGCAGCAAATCTTCATGATGGCGACAATGGGAAAAACCTGACGGTAGATAACGTTGAAATATGCGAGGCGATGAAGAAACTGGAGGCTGCCGGGGCTGATGTGGTGGGGCTGAACTGTGCCAATGGACCTGAGACAATCTTAGGATACATGGAACTTATCAGGAAGTCTGGCGTTAAG ATTCCTCTTGCCTGTGTTCCTGTTCTCTATCGTACCAGTGAGAAGGAGCCTACGTTCATGAAGCTCACCGATCCCAATACGG GGGACAACGTGTTCCCTAGGAACCTCGATTGTACCCTGTGTTCAAGAGACGATATATTCAAGTTCGGTAAACGGTGTCAAGAGCTCGGAATATCGTACTTGGGTCTGTGTTGTGGTAATGCAGCATCATACACTCGGACCCTTTGTGAGAGCATCGGAAGAACCCCTCCTGCATCTCAATTTTCACCAAAGATGGAACTTCACTGTTTCTTTGGGAAAGATGAGAAAGTTTACAAGCATCACACTAAAGAGACACTGCAAGTCTTCGTTGAAAGGAAATGA